The Halorientalis sp. IM1011 genome window below encodes:
- a CDS encoding PAS domain-containing protein: MDQPEVDDRTGEVPGSGPARNRQLEAVFEATGTFIGVLDADGTILRVNAVAREFVADEPSSYVGNPFWEGPWFAHDEALQDRIRTAVDRAGDGTEAEFEATHLTPDGDPIAIDGTINPVLDEDGRVESLVAQGVDVTEQARREERLQIQRERMDTLLDNVPLVLFALDPDGEFTYSRGNALDKLGLEPGEAVGQSVFDMFGDEPEVTDAAERALSGERVEVQVQQGDLYFHTVYQPVFDETGDLDQVIGISRDVTELRERERDLEAWTNRLETVLDNVPLALWTADSDGNIELSQGRGLEGLGLEPGELVGQNMYDVFEGQRAFLSNFDKAVTGEEFSVVHDVGPLIARSWFRPVTRDGDVEKVIAVSVDVTEEKRQERRIEAVNDATSELITAESQREVADIVMELATELLDMPLSSIYTTVDGTEELVPVATTERVLDILDAETPDEALTTITPGTDEMETFRNGGPQVVEEYETLENPSMPDSPVGTLIMIPLGEYGQLHVGSTDVTVPTEAELNIIEILARNAEAALERSEREAELEAYRTELEQSNQRLQEFAHIASHDLQEPIRMVSSYVDLLAAEYGDELDEEADEYIDFAVNGAERMQSMIEDLLQYSRVSTEADEFESVDAAAVVEETVQSLELAIDEADATVSVEPLPTVEADREQLGQVVQNLVSNALTHAGESPTVTVRATETDDHYRFEVEDDGSGIPENQTERIFKLFQQGARDSDGGTGIGLAVCDRIVSRHGGDIWIESEDGVGSTFCFTIPKRTSTDAPLTVTEEGDAR; the protein is encoded by the coding sequence ATGGATCAGCCAGAAGTCGACGATCGGACCGGGGAGGTGCCCGGCAGCGGCCCGGCGCGGAACCGACAACTCGAAGCGGTGTTCGAGGCGACGGGGACGTTCATCGGCGTTCTCGACGCCGATGGGACCATCCTGCGCGTGAACGCGGTCGCCAGGGAGTTCGTCGCGGACGAGCCGTCGTCGTACGTCGGCAACCCGTTCTGGGAGGGGCCGTGGTTCGCACACGACGAGGCGTTACAGGATCGGATCCGGACGGCGGTCGACCGCGCCGGCGACGGCACAGAAGCCGAGTTCGAGGCGACGCATCTCACCCCCGACGGCGACCCGATCGCCATCGACGGGACGATCAATCCGGTTCTGGACGAGGACGGGCGAGTCGAGTCACTCGTCGCCCAGGGGGTCGACGTGACCGAGCAGGCGCGACGCGAGGAGCGGCTGCAGATCCAGCGAGAGCGGATGGACACGCTCCTCGACAACGTGCCGCTGGTCCTGTTCGCGCTCGACCCGGACGGCGAGTTCACCTACTCCCGGGGCAACGCGCTCGACAAACTCGGGCTGGAGCCCGGCGAGGCCGTCGGGCAGTCGGTCTTCGACATGTTCGGGGACGAGCCCGAAGTCACCGATGCCGCCGAGCGGGCGCTCTCGGGCGAACGCGTCGAGGTGCAGGTCCAGCAAGGAGACCTCTACTTCCATACGGTCTACCAGCCGGTCTTCGACGAGACCGGGGACCTCGATCAGGTCATCGGCATCTCCCGGGACGTGACCGAACTGCGCGAGCGCGAGCGTGACCTCGAAGCCTGGACGAACCGCCTCGAAACGGTACTGGACAACGTTCCGCTGGCGCTCTGGACGGCCGACTCGGACGGGAATATCGAGCTCTCACAGGGGCGAGGGCTCGAGGGCCTCGGTTTGGAGCCCGGCGAACTCGTCGGGCAGAACATGTACGACGTCTTCGAGGGACAGAGGGCGTTCCTGTCGAACTTCGACAAGGCGGTCACCGGCGAGGAGTTCAGTGTCGTTCACGACGTCGGGCCGCTCATCGCCCGGTCGTGGTTCCGACCCGTCACTCGTGACGGCGACGTGGAGAAGGTCATCGCCGTCAGCGTGGACGTGACGGAGGAAAAGCGACAGGAACGACGCATCGAGGCCGTCAACGACGCAACGAGCGAACTGATCACCGCCGAATCACAGCGGGAGGTCGCTGACATCGTCATGGAACTGGCCACGGAACTGCTCGATATGCCGCTATCGAGTATCTACACCACGGTCGACGGGACCGAGGAACTGGTTCCCGTGGCGACCACCGAGCGCGTCCTGGATATACTGGACGCCGAGACACCCGACGAGGCACTCACGACTATCACACCTGGAACCGACGAGATGGAGACGTTCCGGAACGGAGGCCCGCAGGTCGTCGAGGAGTACGAGACCCTCGAGAATCCGTCGATGCCGGACAGTCCAGTCGGGACGTTGATCATGATCCCGCTGGGGGAATACGGACAGCTCCACGTCGGATCGACGGACGTGACGGTCCCGACGGAGGCGGAGCTGAACATCATCGAGATACTGGCGCGGAACGCCGAGGCCGCCCTGGAACGGTCCGAACGCGAGGCCGAACTCGAAGCCTACCGAACGGAACTCGAACAGTCCAACCAGCGACTTCAGGAGTTCGCCCACATCGCCTCGCACGACCTCCAGGAGCCGATCCGGATGGTGTCGAGTTACGTCGACCTGCTCGCGGCAGAGTACGGGGACGAACTCGACGAGGAGGCCGACGAGTACATCGACTTCGCCGTCAACGGGGCCGAACGAATGCAGTCGATGATCGAGGATCTCCTCCAGTACTCCCGGGTCTCGACGGAGGCCGACGAATTCGAGAGCGTCGACGCGGCAGCCGTCGTCGAGGAGACCGTCCAGAGCCTCGAACTCGCCATCGACGAGGCCGACGCGACCGTTTCGGTCGAACCGCTTCCGACGGTCGAGGCCGACCGCGAACAGCTCGGGCAGGTGGTCCAGAACCTCGTGAGTAACGCGCTCACCCACGCCGGCGAGTCGCCGACGGTGACCGTGCGCGCGACCGAGACCGACGATCACTACCGGTTCGAGGTCGAGGACGACGGCTCGGGTATCCCGGAGAACCAGACCGAACGTATCTTCAAGCTGTTCCAGCAGGGAGCCCGGGACAGCGACGGCGGAACCGGCATCGGGCTCGCCGTCTGCGACCGGATCGTCTCCCGCCACGGCGGAGATATCTGGATCGAGTCCGAGGACGGGGTCGGTTCCACGTTCTGTTTCACCATCCCGAAGCGAACGTCGACGGACGCTCCACTGACCGTGACCGAGGAGGGTGATGCGCGATGA
- a CDS encoding response regulator: MTSDRQTPIEVLLAEDNPGDVKLTQKAFEQGNVMNNLHVVNDGIEAMQYLRQENEYADSPRPDLILLDLNMPRKDGKEVLKDIKDDPELKRIPVVILTSSEAEEDIVSSYDLHANAYLTKPVDFDGFLEVVNTIEDFWLTVVKVPPE, from the coding sequence ATGACGTCCGATCGGCAGACGCCCATCGAGGTGCTGTTGGCCGAGGACAACCCCGGCGACGTGAAACTCACACAGAAGGCCTTCGAGCAGGGCAACGTCATGAACAACCTCCACGTCGTCAACGACGGGATCGAGGCGATGCAGTACCTCCGGCAGGAAAACGAGTACGCCGACAGCCCCCGTCCGGACCTGATCCTGCTGGACCTGAACATGCCGCGGAAAGACGGCAAAGAGGTTCTCAAAGACATCAAGGACGACCCGGAACTCAAACGCATCCCGGTGGTGATCCTCACCAGTTCCGAGGCGGAAGAGGACATCGTCAGCTCGTACGATCTGCACGCCAACGCGTACCTCACGAAACCGGTCGACTTCGACGGCTTTCTCGAAGTGGTGAACACCATCGAGGACTTCTGGCTGACCGTCGTGAAGGTCCCCCCAGAGTAA
- a CDS encoding hybrid sensor histidine kinase/response regulator: MSENISQPRDVLVVEDNPGDAKLLRHHLQQSSLTGGGSGPDINHVERLEAGFDALADDSYDVVFLDLGLPESSGIATLERFVDRHTTVPVVVLTGLDNHERAIEAIQRGAQDYLVKDEIDGDTLARSLRYAIERKKSERELRRQKEQMEFFNSILRHDMLNGMEVIKMRAELLERRGEGDIAGDAETIVEWSDNIIDLTRKVKSVLDTLTDESDPELQQVDLVPIVESEAERVRGMDDDVTITTDAPDEASVVADDLLAEVVGNLLTNAVEHGGDGPVEIEVDVAETNGEVRLEVRDDGPGIPDQTKQRVFDRGATGDQSGGTGFGLYFVHSMVSVYGGEVSLGDSDRGGTVVTVELPSA, encoded by the coding sequence ATGTCCGAGAACATTTCCCAACCCAGGGACGTGCTGGTCGTGGAGGACAACCCCGGCGACGCCAAGCTCCTGCGTCACCACCTCCAGCAGAGTTCGCTCACGGGTGGCGGGAGTGGCCCGGACATCAACCACGTCGAGCGGCTCGAAGCGGGGTTCGATGCGCTCGCCGACGACAGCTACGACGTGGTCTTTCTCGATCTGGGGCTCCCCGAGAGTTCCGGCATCGCGACCCTCGAACGATTCGTCGATCGCCACACGACCGTCCCGGTCGTCGTACTGACGGGGCTGGACAACCACGAGCGGGCCATCGAGGCGATCCAGCGGGGCGCACAGGACTACCTGGTGAAAGACGAGATCGACGGAGACACCCTCGCGCGGTCGCTTCGCTACGCCATCGAGCGAAAGAAGAGCGAACGGGAACTCCGCCGGCAGAAAGAACAGATGGAGTTTTTCAACTCCATCCTGCGCCACGACATGCTCAACGGGATGGAGGTCATCAAGATGCGGGCGGAGCTGCTGGAGCGACGCGGCGAGGGCGACATCGCCGGGGACGCCGAGACCATCGTCGAGTGGAGCGACAACATCATCGACCTCACCCGGAAGGTCAAGTCGGTGCTGGACACGCTCACCGACGAGTCCGATCCGGAACTCCAGCAGGTCGATCTCGTGCCGATCGTCGAGAGCGAAGCCGAGCGCGTCCGCGGAATGGACGACGACGTGACGATCACGACCGACGCGCCCGACGAGGCGTCGGTCGTCGCGGACGACCTCCTCGCGGAAGTGGTCGGGAATCTCCTGACGAACGCCGTGGAACACGGCGGCGACGGCCCCGTGGAGATCGAAGTGGACGTCGCCGAGACCAACGGCGAGGTGCGACTCGAAGTGCGCGACGACGGACCTGGCATCCCCGACCAGACGAAACAGCGTGTCTTCGACCGCGGCGCGACCGGCGACCAGTCCGGCGGCACCGGCTTCGGCCTCTATTTCGTCCACTCGATGGTCTCGGTCTACGGCGGCGAGGTGTCACTCGGCGACAGCGATCGCGGCGGCACGGTCGTCACGGTCGAACTTCCGTCGGCCTGA
- a CDS encoding flavin reductase family protein: MQIDPETHDRSLYRTMTGAVVPRPIGWISTTSEEGVDNLAPYSYFNVVSVDPPVVMFSPADKGPDELKDSARNVVDTGEFVHNVVTRPLSESMNESSATLPPEESEFDHTGLERAESEKVDPPRVAAADVAFECELYDVVDVGVGTMLLGEIVLVHVDDEVTTDGKVDVEKIDAVGRLAGNYYASTDDRFRIERPD, encoded by the coding sequence ATGCAGATCGACCCGGAGACGCACGACCGGTCGCTGTATCGCACGATGACGGGCGCGGTCGTTCCCCGCCCCATCGGCTGGATATCGACGACGAGCGAGGAGGGGGTCGACAACCTCGCCCCGTACAGCTACTTCAACGTGGTCAGCGTCGACCCGCCGGTGGTGATGTTCTCGCCCGCCGACAAGGGTCCCGACGAACTGAAAGACTCCGCGCGCAACGTCGTCGACACCGGCGAGTTCGTCCACAACGTGGTTACCCGGCCGCTGTCCGAGTCGATGAACGAGTCGAGCGCCACGCTCCCGCCCGAGGAGAGCGAATTCGACCATACGGGACTGGAACGCGCCGAGAGCGAGAAGGTCGATCCGCCACGCGTCGCCGCGGCCGACGTGGCCTTCGAGTGTGAACTGTACGACGTGGTCGACGTGGGCGTCGGGACGATGCTCCTCGGCGAGATCGTGCTGGTCCACGTCGACGACGAGGTGACCACCGACGGGAAAGTCGACGTGGAGAAGATCGACGCGGTCGGGCGACTGGCGGGCAACTACTACGCGAGCACCGACGACAGGTTCCGCATCGAGCGACCCGACTGA
- a CDS encoding DoxX family protein, translated as MVFDTAGAGVAFLLGRVLFGAILAFTGLNHFLNGAEMVPYAEFKGIPLPGLAVPFSGGMLLFGGLAIVLGVYPVLGAGALALFLLVATPTMHDFWAVAEDEQQDEMTSFLKNVGLLGGALVFLALGGVDWPYAIGVGLF; from the coding sequence ATGGTGTTCGACACCGCAGGTGCCGGCGTCGCGTTCCTGCTCGGACGCGTCCTGTTCGGGGCCATCCTGGCGTTCACCGGGCTGAATCACTTCCTGAACGGAGCGGAGATGGTCCCCTACGCCGAGTTCAAGGGCATCCCGCTCCCCGGGCTCGCGGTCCCGTTCAGCGGCGGGATGTTACTGTTCGGGGGCCTCGCTATCGTCCTCGGGGTCTACCCCGTCCTCGGCGCGGGCGCGCTCGCACTCTTCCTGCTCGTGGCGACGCCGACGATGCACGACTTCTGGGCGGTCGCCGAGGACGAGCAGCAGGACGAGATGACCAGTTTCCTCAAGAACGTCGGGCTGCTGGGCGGCGCGCTCGTCTTCCTGGCGCTGGGCGGTGTCGACTGGCCCTACGCCATCGGCGTCGGACTCTTCTGA
- a CDS encoding helix-turn-helix domain-containing protein, with protein MTAEDNPDACPIVRSIEQIGSQWRLVVLHDLRETEKRFNELKRSTGASSRTLSRVLDDLQEMGFVSRRLEEDAPVATYYTLTEKGASLCPVFDEIETWADEWLAPETEPEAETATAD; from the coding sequence ATGACAGCGGAAGACAATCCCGACGCCTGTCCGATCGTGCGGTCGATCGAGCAGATCGGGTCACAGTGGCGGCTGGTGGTCTTACACGACCTCCGAGAGACGGAGAAGCGGTTCAACGAGCTCAAGCGGTCGACGGGCGCGAGTTCCCGGACGCTCTCGCGGGTGCTCGACGACCTCCAGGAGATGGGTTTCGTCTCCCGGCGACTGGAGGAGGACGCACCGGTCGCGACCTACTACACGCTGACCGAGAAGGGCGCGTCGCTGTGTCCGGTCTTCGACGAGATCGAGACCTGGGCCGACGAATGGCTCGCGCCCGAGACGGAACCCGAAGCCGAAACCGCGACGGCGGACTGA
- a CDS encoding MFS transporter, producing MDRSYWRTVSLVTLWQVAASICYYTVFAATPFFRDAFGLSRFTVGLVVTALTLGYAVWLLPVGASIDRFGEKRMLVIGLVGLSTGAVAVAGAPTYALLLVAVFFLGSTYATAIPGTNKAVYDGIAAGHQNLAMGIKQVGVTAGSGSSALLVTGLAGVLFWQAGFLVAAAFGLVVALVFALAYHRNDGGGAAEYPDFRALSRNRPYRVLVAAGVFLGAALFTTTGYTVLYVEEAIGASIAFGGVVLALVQLFGSAGRLVGGWLSDNLPGDPQTRIGAILLVQAVVGAFLFLVVAATDSPWSAVVAFSALGFFVLGNTGVYYSYMATLVAADEMGGATAGGQLALVVGSILAPPAFGYLADTVGYRGSWWLLAAGTVAATGLLAYSMRLDPPSEDVAMRE from the coding sequence ATGGACCGGTCGTACTGGCGGACGGTCTCGCTCGTGACGCTGTGGCAGGTCGCGGCGAGTATCTGTTACTACACGGTGTTCGCAGCGACCCCGTTCTTCCGGGACGCGTTCGGCCTCTCGCGGTTCACCGTCGGCCTCGTCGTGACCGCACTCACGCTGGGTTACGCGGTCTGGTTGCTACCCGTCGGCGCATCGATCGACCGCTTCGGCGAGAAACGCATGCTCGTGATCGGCCTCGTCGGGCTCTCCACCGGGGCCGTGGCGGTCGCGGGCGCGCCCACGTACGCCCTCCTGCTCGTGGCGGTCTTCTTCCTCGGGTCGACGTACGCGACGGCCATCCCGGGAACGAACAAGGCCGTCTACGACGGTATCGCTGCGGGCCACCAGAACCTCGCGATGGGGATCAAACAGGTCGGCGTCACAGCCGGGAGCGGGTCCAGCGCGTTGCTCGTCACCGGCCTCGCTGGCGTCCTGTTCTGGCAGGCCGGATTCCTCGTCGCCGCCGCGTTCGGCCTCGTCGTCGCCCTCGTCTTCGCGCTCGCCTATCACCGCAATGACGGCGGCGGCGCGGCGGAGTATCCGGACTTCCGCGCCCTCTCGCGCAACCGACCGTACCGCGTGCTCGTCGCCGCGGGGGTCTTCCTCGGCGCGGCGCTGTTCACGACGACGGGGTACACCGTCCTCTACGTCGAGGAAGCGATCGGCGCCTCGATCGCGTTCGGTGGTGTCGTGCTCGCGCTCGTGCAACTGTTCGGCAGCGCCGGCCGCCTCGTCGGCGGGTGGCTGAGCGACAACCTCCCGGGCGATCCCCAGACGAGAATCGGCGCGATCCTGCTCGTCCAGGCCGTGGTCGGCGCGTTCCTGTTTCTCGTCGTCGCCGCGACCGACAGCCCGTGGAGCGCCGTCGTCGCCTTCTCCGCGCTCGGCTTCTTCGTCCTCGGGAACACCGGGGTCTACTACTCCTACATGGCGACGCTGGTCGCGGCCGACGAGATGGGCGGTGCGACCGCCGGCGGCCAGCTCGCCCTCGTCGTCGGATCGATCCTCGCTCCGCCGGCATTCGGGTACCTCGCGGACACCGTCGGCTACCGGGGGTCGTGGTGGCTGCTGGCCGCCGGCACCGTCGCCGCGACCGGGCTGCTCGCCTACAGCATGCGACTGGACCCGCCGAGCGAGGACGTGGCGATGAGAGAGTGA
- a CDS encoding tautomerase, with protein sequence MPLLQFDTTLSPSAAEKDALAERVTDIYTEEMATTAGHVAVTIREREPADLHLGRAIEGPLVFLDAEIRQGRSFDRKRAFALETFAYVAETFDVPDENMKVVFTEHPGESMMGVDRVGGEWDGE encoded by the coding sequence ATGCCGCTGCTCCAGTTCGACACGACCCTCTCGCCCTCGGCCGCGGAGAAGGACGCGCTCGCCGAGCGGGTGACCGACATCTACACCGAGGAGATGGCGACGACTGCGGGCCACGTCGCGGTGACCATCCGCGAGCGCGAGCCGGCCGATCTTCACCTCGGGCGTGCGATCGAGGGCCCGCTCGTATTCCTCGACGCCGAGATCCGGCAGGGACGGTCGTTCGACCGCAAACGCGCGTTCGCACTGGAGACGTTTGCGTACGTCGCCGAGACCTTCGACGTACCCGACGAGAACATGAAGGTCGTCTTCACCGAACACCCCGGTGAGTCGATGATGGGCGTCGATCGCGTCGGCGGTGAGTGGGACGGCGAGTAG
- a CDS encoding DASS family sodium-coupled anion symporter, protein MGDSQGHSERLWEYLWRLDRETRSALRMRPTALLDRSQLSPEERELADRLASDGGRDPPTGRAGGDGSGTPGGDGGDGGGPPDAGGGGADGGDGDDGGDDGGSAFDVGGTYGRRQKVGLVLGPVLFAAIMLLPTPEGLSPGGQAVGATTAWVAVWWISEAIPIPATSLLPIVLFPLTGALDVDATTAPYANDLIFLFMGGFFIAMAMQRWDLHRRIALRTIRVIGAGPERIILGFMVATAFLSMWVSNTATTMMMTPIGLAVILQTSDLVDRADSDVPTAQGEFRFGTALMLCIAYSASVGGVGTIIGTPPNLVLVGAINETFGQSISFAQWMLYGVPIAALGVAIIWVYVTRFLLPPRMDTLPGGMDVIDDELDALGTMSREEKLVLAVFTVTAAAWISRSFVLEPIVPGISDSVIAIAGALALFLIPASEDDGSFTFLLDWDTAVGIPWGIILLFGGGLSIAAGFEQAGLAVWIGEQLGALQGVSILLVMTVVVVLTIFMTEVTSNTATTAMLMPIMASLAVGLSIHPYGIMIAAATAASFAFMLPVATPPNAVVFGSGYITMPQMAKTGFGLNIIGVLLVIALSLTWLPLVWGIDVGQLPQWAGLIVPPP, encoded by the coding sequence ATGGGCGACTCGCAAGGCCACTCCGAGCGACTGTGGGAGTACCTCTGGCGACTCGATCGAGAGACCAGATCCGCGTTGCGGATGCGTCCGACCGCGCTGCTGGATCGGTCGCAACTCTCCCCAGAGGAACGGGAACTCGCCGACCGCCTCGCCAGCGACGGCGGCCGGGATCCACCGACGGGGCGGGCCGGCGGCGACGGATCGGGTACTCCCGGCGGTGACGGAGGGGACGGCGGCGGGCCACCCGACGCCGGCGGAGGCGGGGCCGACGGCGGGGACGGGGACGACGGCGGTGATGACGGCGGCTCGGCCTTCGACGTCGGCGGGACGTACGGCCGCCGACAGAAGGTCGGCCTCGTGCTCGGACCGGTGCTGTTCGCGGCGATCATGCTGCTCCCGACCCCGGAGGGGCTGTCGCCGGGCGGGCAGGCGGTCGGCGCGACGACGGCCTGGGTGGCGGTGTGGTGGATCTCGGAGGCCATCCCCATCCCGGCCACGTCGCTGCTTCCGATCGTGTTGTTCCCGCTGACCGGGGCGCTGGACGTCGACGCGACCACCGCGCCCTACGCGAACGACCTGATCTTCCTGTTCATGGGCGGCTTTTTCATCGCGATGGCGATGCAGCGCTGGGACCTCCACCGCCGGATCGCGCTGCGAACGATCCGGGTGATCGGGGCCGGACCGGAGCGGATCATCCTCGGGTTCATGGTCGCGACCGCCTTCCTCTCCATGTGGGTCTCTAACACCGCGACGACGATGATGATGACGCCCATCGGGCTCGCGGTGATCCTCCAGACGAGCGACCTGGTCGACCGGGCCGACTCGGACGTCCCGACGGCACAGGGTGAGTTCAGGTTCGGCACGGCCCTGATGCTCTGTATCGCCTACTCGGCCTCGGTCGGCGGCGTCGGCACGATAATCGGCACCCCGCCGAACCTCGTGTTGGTCGGTGCGATCAACGAGACGTTCGGGCAGTCGATCTCGTTCGCCCAGTGGATGCTCTACGGCGTCCCCATCGCCGCGCTGGGCGTCGCGATCATCTGGGTGTACGTCACCAGATTCCTGTTGCCCCCGCGGATGGACACGCTCCCCGGCGGGATGGACGTCATCGACGACGAACTCGACGCGCTCGGTACGATGAGTCGCGAAGAGAAACTCGTCCTCGCCGTGTTCACCGTGACCGCGGCCGCCTGGATTTCCCGGTCGTTCGTCCTGGAGCCCATCGTCCCCGGCATCTCCGACAGCGTGATCGCCATCGCCGGCGCGCTGGCGCTGTTCCTGATCCCCGCGAGCGAGGACGACGGGTCGTTCACTTTCCTGCTGGACTGGGACACCGCCGTCGGCATCCCGTGGGGAATCATCCTCCTGTTCGGCGGTGGGCTGTCGATCGCCGCTGGCTTCGAACAGGCTGGACTCGCCGTGTGGATCGGCGAGCAACTCGGCGCGCTGCAGGGAGTCTCCATACTCCTCGTCATGACTGTCGTCGTCGTCCTGACGATATTCATGACGGAAGTCACCTCGAACACGGCGACCACCGCGATGTTGATGCCGATCATGGCCTCGCTCGCGGTCGGGCTCTCGATCCATCCCTACGGGATCATGATCGCCGCGGCGACCGCCGCGTCGTTCGCGTTCATGCTCCCCGTGGCCACGCCCCCGAACGCCGTCGTCTTCGGCTCCGGGTACATCACGATGCCCCAGATGGCCAAGACCGGCTTCGGACTCAACATCATCGGCGTCCTGCTGGTCATCGCGCTCTCGCTGACCTGGCTCCCGCTCGTCTGGGGCATCGACGTCGGCCAGCTCCCCCAGTGGGCCGGGCTGATCGTCCCACCCCCGTGA
- a CDS encoding universal stress protein, whose amino-acid sequence MYRVLLPIKTTESRAQAQIETVLELPAAAGDLAVDIVHVHDDVSTADTEWVAGDTFSETYAEEMAESIRETDRIPASVETAVDRLESTDIEFTVHERTGDPAEEILELAAELDSDVIVLGVDQRSPVGKVLFGSVAQAVVLNSDRPVTVVPEQTPES is encoded by the coding sequence ATGTACCGCGTACTGCTCCCGATCAAGACGACGGAATCCCGGGCCCAGGCCCAGATCGAAACGGTGCTCGAACTCCCCGCGGCCGCCGGCGACCTCGCCGTCGATATCGTCCACGTGCACGACGACGTGTCGACGGCCGACACGGAGTGGGTCGCCGGTGACACGTTCAGCGAGACGTACGCCGAGGAGATGGCCGAGAGCATTCGCGAGACCGATCGCATCCCCGCGTCGGTCGAGACCGCCGTCGACCGCCTCGAATCGACCGACATCGAGTTCACGGTCCACGAGCGAACCGGCGATCCGGCCGAAGAGATCCTCGAACTCGCGGCGGAACTGGACAGCGACGTGATCGTCCTCGGTGTCGATCAGCGGTCGCCCGTCGGCAAAGTGCTGTTCGGCAGCGTCGCGCAGGCGGTCGTCCTGAACAGTGATCGGCCGGTGACCGTGGTTCCCGAGCAGACTCCGGAGTCGTAG
- a CDS encoding tyrosine--tRNA ligase — protein sequence MNTADRLDLLKRYTEEVVTEEELEELLDGEPTAYIGYAPTGEMHIGHFTTIRKLADFQRAGVDVTVLIADLHAHLDSEKSPWDLLDARSEYYEESIRAMLDSAGGDPESVDFVRGQEFQLDEEYTLDMYRMAAETTVSRAQRAGSEVVRESESPNLGGLIYSLMQSLDVKHLDADIAYGGIDQRGIYMLGREILPDHGGEAPVCLFAPLLSGLSGGKMSASDATSKINLTDDPGQVEEKINGAYCPQGEVEDNGVLEYVRYLVFPIIEQRGEDFVVERPEEYGGDLTFERYDDLESTYVEGDLHPQDLKNAAAGYIDEVIAPIRERLTDQPELLAEAYPESEE from the coding sequence ATGAACACGGCCGACCGGCTCGACCTCCTGAAGCGCTACACCGAGGAGGTCGTCACCGAGGAGGAACTCGAGGAACTGCTCGACGGGGAGCCGACCGCCTACATCGGTTACGCCCCCACCGGCGAGATGCACATCGGCCACTTCACCACGATCCGCAAACTCGCGGACTTCCAGCGGGCCGGCGTCGACGTCACGGTCCTGATCGCGGACCTGCACGCCCACCTCGACAGCGAGAAGAGCCCGTGGGACCTGCTCGACGCTCGCAGCGAGTACTACGAGGAGTCGATCCGCGCCATGCTCGACTCGGCCGGCGGCGACCCCGAGTCCGTCGACTTCGTGCGGGGGCAGGAGTTCCAGCTCGACGAGGAGTACACGCTGGACATGTACCGGATGGCCGCCGAGACGACGGTCTCGCGCGCCCAGCGGGCCGGAAGCGAGGTCGTCCGCGAGAGCGAGAGCCCGAACCTCGGCGGGCTGATCTACTCGCTGATGCAGAGTCTGGACGTGAAACACTTAGACGCCGACATCGCCTACGGCGGGATCGACCAGCGCGGCATCTACATGCTCGGCCGCGAGATCCTCCCCGACCACGGCGGCGAAGCCCCCGTCTGCCTGTTCGCGCCCCTCCTCTCCGGCCTCTCCGGCGGGAAGATGAGCGCCTCCGACGCCACCTCGAAGATCAACCTCACCGACGATCCCGGGCAGGTCGAAGAGAAGATCAACGGTGCCTACTGCCCGCAGGGCGAGGTCGAGGACAACGGCGTGCTGGAGTACGTCCGTTATCTGGTCTTCCCGATCATCGAGCAGCGCGGCGAGGACTTCGTCGTCGAGCGGCCCGAGGAGTACGGCGGCGACCTCACCTTCGAGCGCTACGACGACCTCGAATCGACGTACGTCGAGGGCGACCTCCACCCGCAGGACCTCAAGAACGCCGCCGCCGGCTACATCGACGAGGTCATCGCGCCGATCCGCGAGCGCCTGACCGACCAGCCGGAACTGCTGGCCGAGGCGTATCCCGAAAGCGAGGAGTGA